The Limanda limanda chromosome 20, fLimLim1.1, whole genome shotgun sequence genome has a segment encoding these proteins:
- the LOC133027014 gene encoding inositol monophosphatase 1-like: MGEPWQKEFEFAVEVARKAGAEIRKAGDSEIRIMTKSCTVDLVTKTDERVEKIIIGSLKEEFGEGTHCFIGEESVAKGEPCVLTDKPTWIIDPVDGTTNFVHGFPFVAVSIAFAVNKKLEFGVVYSCLEDKMYKARNGKGAFCNDEQIQVSDIKDIKKSIIISEHGYDRTPESVTKIFSTMRKILCIPVHGLRGSGTAATNMCLVASGAVEAFFEIGIHCWDIAAGAVIVKEAGGVLLDVDGGPFDLMSRRMVSANNDVIATRIIKEIEPFPAVRDDAPVQKK, translated from the exons atgggGGAACCATGGCAGAAAGAATTTGAGTTTGCTGTAGAAGTAGCGAGAAAAGCCGGAGCG GAAATCAGAAAAGCTGGAGACAGTGAAATCCGAATTATGACAAAAAGTTGCACCGTTGATCTTGTCACTAAAACTGATGAGAGGGTGGAGAAGATCATCATCGGGTCGCTGAAGGAGGAATTTGGAGAAGGAACACActg TTTCATCGGGGAGGAGTCGGTGGCGAAGGGCGAACCGTGCGTCTTAACTGACAAACCCACGTGGATCATCGACCCAGTGGACGGAACCACAAACTTCGTCCATGG ATTCCCGTTTGTGGCCGTGTCGATCGCCTTCGCTGTCAACAAGAAG TTGGAGTTCGGTGTGGTGTACAGCTGCTTGGAAGACAAGATGTACAAGGCCAGGAACGGGAAGGGAGCTTTCTGCAACGACGAGCAAATCCAGGTGTCTGACATCAAAG ATATTAAAAAGTCCATCATCATTTCTGAACATGGATACGACAGGACACCGGAGAGTGTGACCAAAATTTTCTCCACCATGCGGAAGATCCTCTGCATCCCCGTGCACGG GCTGCGCGGATCCGGCACAGCTGCCACCAACATGTGTCTGGTGGCGTCCGGGGCGGTGGAGGCCTTCTTCGAGATCGGGATCCACTGCTGGGACATCGCTGCCGGCGCCGTCATCGTGAAAGAGGCCGGAGGAGTTTTACTGGATGTGGACG GGGGGCCGTTCGATCTGATGTCTCGAAGGATGGTGTCAGCAAACAACGACGTGATCGCCACGAGGATCATCAAAGAAATCGAACCGTTCCCGGCGGTGAGGGACGACGCTCCGGTGCAGAAGAAATGA